A single genomic interval of Rhodopirellula islandica harbors:
- a CDS encoding NADP-dependent isocitrate dehydrogenase: MPSETAAIVYTHTDEAPALATRSLLPILRAFTNGSGLSFETKDISLAARILAGFADRLPADQQVPDALAELGELVTQPQANVIKLPNISASIPQLVEAITELQAQGVAIPDFPQDPQTDEEKSVRAIYAKVLGSAVNPVLREGNSDRRVAAPVKAYAQKNPHSMGDWSADSKTHVAHMSEGDFYGSEKSVILDSDDTLRIEHVDSAGSVTVLRDGLKVEADEIIDSARLSVRQLRAFYAEQIADAKSSGVLFSLHLKATMMKVSDPILFGHCVSVMYDRLFQEHGDVLTAAGVDTDQGLASVFAKVQDLPADQRALVEGTLVEIQAGLPEIAMVDSDKGITNLHVPSDVIIDASMPAAIRAGGKMWGVDGKLHDMKAVIPDRCYAGIYQATIEDCKANGKFDVTKMGSVANVGLMAKKAEEYGSHDKTFRVPADGKVRVVTSAGKELMSHDVEKGDIWRACQTKDVAVKDWVRLAVSRSRATGAPAIFWLDEKRAHDRNLISKVNEYLKDHDTAGLDIQILEPADATRHACGRAREGQDTISVTGNVLRDYLTDLFPILELGTSAKMLSIVPLLAGGGMFETGAGGSAPKHVEQFVSENHLRWDSLGEFLALAVSLEDLAEKTGNEEYAVLAKTLDVATGRFLDNDKSPSRKVGELDNRGSHFYLALYWAEALAQSEHEGLKNRFAPIAKALSENEAKIVGELNDAQGVEIDLGGYYHPDEAKASAAMRPSPTLNAIIDGLAG, translated from the coding sequence ATGCCCAGCGAAACTGCCGCGATTGTCTACACGCACACCGACGAAGCCCCCGCCCTGGCGACTCGTTCGTTGCTGCCGATCTTGAGAGCGTTCACCAACGGCAGTGGCTTGTCGTTTGAGACCAAGGACATTTCCTTGGCCGCGCGAATTTTGGCCGGTTTTGCCGACCGTCTGCCAGCAGACCAGCAGGTGCCTGATGCGCTGGCGGAGCTCGGCGAGTTGGTCACTCAACCGCAAGCCAACGTGATCAAGTTGCCCAACATCAGCGCTTCGATCCCGCAGTTGGTCGAAGCGATCACGGAACTGCAGGCTCAAGGGGTCGCCATCCCTGATTTCCCTCAGGACCCTCAAACCGACGAAGAAAAGTCGGTTCGTGCGATCTACGCCAAAGTCCTTGGGAGTGCCGTCAATCCGGTTCTTCGCGAAGGCAACTCCGACCGCCGCGTTGCCGCCCCGGTCAAAGCCTACGCTCAGAAGAACCCGCACTCGATGGGCGATTGGTCAGCCGATTCGAAGACGCACGTGGCTCACATGAGCGAAGGCGATTTCTACGGAAGTGAGAAATCGGTGATCTTGGATTCCGATGACACTCTGCGGATCGAACATGTCGATTCGGCGGGCAGCGTCACCGTGCTTCGCGACGGACTGAAAGTCGAAGCGGACGAGATCATCGACTCAGCTCGCCTGAGCGTTCGTCAATTGCGAGCCTTCTACGCCGAACAAATCGCGGACGCGAAGTCCAGCGGCGTGCTGTTCTCGTTGCACCTCAAAGCGACAATGATGAAGGTCAGTGACCCAATTCTGTTTGGGCACTGCGTCAGTGTCATGTACGACCGCTTGTTCCAAGAACACGGCGACGTGTTGACTGCCGCGGGCGTTGACACGGATCAAGGTCTCGCTTCGGTGTTTGCCAAAGTTCAGGACCTGCCAGCGGATCAGCGGGCATTGGTCGAGGGAACCTTGGTCGAAATCCAAGCCGGGTTGCCTGAAATCGCCATGGTCGATTCGGACAAAGGCATCACCAACTTGCATGTGCCCAGCGACGTGATCATCGACGCATCGATGCCCGCCGCGATTCGTGCCGGTGGCAAGATGTGGGGAGTGGATGGCAAACTGCACGACATGAAAGCGGTCATTCCCGATCGTTGCTACGCGGGCATTTACCAAGCCACAATCGAGGACTGCAAAGCCAACGGGAAGTTCGACGTCACCAAGATGGGCAGCGTCGCTAACGTCGGGTTGATGGCGAAAAAGGCCGAGGAATACGGTTCTCACGACAAGACATTCCGCGTTCCCGCCGACGGCAAGGTTCGCGTGGTCACATCGGCCGGCAAAGAGTTGATGAGTCACGACGTCGAGAAGGGTGACATCTGGCGTGCCTGTCAAACCAAGGACGTCGCGGTGAAGGACTGGGTTCGTTTGGCGGTTTCGCGTTCACGTGCCACCGGAGCTCCCGCCATCTTTTGGCTGGACGAAAAACGGGCTCACGATCGCAACCTGATCAGCAAGGTCAACGAGTACCTGAAGGATCACGACACCGCTGGATTGGACATTCAAATCTTGGAACCTGCCGACGCGACCCGCCACGCTTGTGGTCGCGCTCGTGAAGGCCAGGACACGATCAGTGTCACCGGCAATGTGCTGCGTGATTACCTGACCGACCTGTTCCCGATTTTGGAACTCGGGACCAGTGCCAAGATGCTGTCAATCGTTCCGTTGTTGGCGGGTGGCGGCATGTTTGAAACCGGGGCCGGTGGATCGGCTCCCAAGCACGTCGAACAATTCGTCAGTGAGAATCACTTGCGTTGGGACTCGCTCGGTGAGTTCCTCGCCTTGGCGGTTTCGCTGGAAGATCTGGCTGAAAAAACGGGCAACGAAGAGTACGCGGTCTTGGCCAAAACGCTCGACGTCGCCACAGGGCGGTTCTTGGACAACGACAAATCACCATCGCGAAAGGTCGGCGAGCTCGACAACCGCGGCAGTCATTTCTACTTGGCGTTGTACTGGGCGGAAGCCTTGGCCCAATCCGAGCATGAAGGTTTGAAAAACCGTTTTGCACCGATTGCCAAGGCCTTGTCCGAAAACGAAGCCAAGATCGTTGGCGAGCTGAATGATGCTCAGGGCGTGGAGATCGATCTGGGAGGCTACTACCATCCCGATGAAGCAAAGGCCAGTGCCGCGATGCGACCCAGCCCAACGCTCAACGCCATCATTGACGGTCTGGCTGGTTAA
- a CDS encoding class I SAM-dependent methyltransferase, with product MPVDPAPVLQYINGFRFSKVMFAAVELGVFDRLEEQPRSAADLATELKCEPAAMNRLLDGLVGMQLLSRDSQVYRNTELASELLTTASPNRMTGYIQFSNDVSWKLWSHFENAIREGSHRWKDAYGWDQPIFSSFFADEAAMREFLMGMHGYGVISSPKVVRAVDLSPFRHLVDLGGATGHLSIAACEAYESLTATVFDLPDVIPLTKEIVAQSSVADRIDVVGGDFFGDDLPEADLMSLGRILHDWSDEKIDRLLAKIYDRLPDGGGLLLAEILIQEDRGGPDWGQMQDLNMLVCTEGRERTLAEYEAIMRRAGFREVTGQVTGAPVDAVLAIK from the coding sequence ATGCCCGTCGATCCCGCTCCCGTCCTCCAGTACATCAATGGCTTTCGCTTTTCGAAGGTCATGTTTGCCGCAGTTGAATTGGGCGTTTTCGATCGCCTGGAGGAGCAACCGCGATCGGCAGCTGATTTGGCGACGGAGCTCAAGTGCGAACCCGCCGCGATGAACCGCTTGCTCGATGGCTTGGTCGGCATGCAATTGCTCTCGCGTGATTCGCAGGTGTATCGCAACACGGAACTTGCTTCGGAATTGTTGACAACGGCCAGCCCCAACCGGATGACCGGCTACATCCAATTCAGCAACGATGTGAGCTGGAAGTTGTGGTCACATTTCGAAAACGCGATTCGCGAAGGTTCGCATCGTTGGAAGGATGCTTACGGTTGGGACCAACCCATCTTCAGCAGTTTCTTCGCGGATGAAGCTGCCATGCGAGAGTTCTTGATGGGCATGCACGGCTATGGCGTGATCAGTTCACCCAAGGTCGTCCGCGCTGTGGATCTTTCCCCGTTCAGGCACTTGGTGGATCTTGGCGGCGCGACCGGGCACCTCTCGATCGCCGCTTGTGAAGCTTACGAGTCGCTGACCGCCACGGTGTTTGATTTGCCGGATGTGATTCCGTTGACCAAGGAAATTGTCGCGCAGTCATCGGTGGCGGATCGCATTGACGTGGTGGGAGGGGACTTCTTCGGCGACGATTTGCCCGAAGCAGATTTGATGTCTTTGGGTCGCATCTTGCACGATTGGTCCGATGAAAAAATCGATCGTTTGCTCGCAAAAATTTATGATCGTTTGCCTGATGGCGGTGGTTTGCTGCTCGCAGAAATTTTGATCCAAGAGGATCGTGGCGGGCCGGATTGGGGACAAATGCAAGACCTCAACATGCTGGTCTGCACCGAGGGTCGCGAGCGAACACTGGCCGAATACGAAGCCATCATGCGCCGCGCTGGTTTCCGCGAGGTCACCGGGCAAGTCACCGGCGCACCCGTCGATGCGGTGCTGGCCATCAAGTGA
- a CDS encoding 6TM ABC transporter family protein — MPRNPKTPAKDFFTGVAWLAGFGLLVLLLWFVALLVIAALIFFGLTAFTNWNLGARIGFSLISAFITMKVLGFISATLDLIPEAWIEGKKKTKPCPECGKNLRAVLAQQCMHCGADWHS, encoded by the coding sequence ATGCCGCGCAATCCAAAAACACCGGCAAAAGACTTCTTCACAGGTGTGGCATGGCTCGCTGGCTTTGGGCTTTTGGTTCTCCTGCTGTGGTTTGTTGCGTTACTCGTAATTGCAGCGTTGATTTTCTTCGGGCTGACTGCTTTCACCAACTGGAATCTCGGTGCCCGCATTGGCTTCAGCCTAATTTCAGCATTCATCACCATGAAGGTTCTCGGCTTCATCTCGGCCACTCTCGACTTGATACCTGAAGCTTGGATCGAAGGCAAAAAGAAGACGAAGCCTTGTCCCGAATGTGGCAAGAATCTGCGTGCAGTGCTTGCGCAACAATGTATGCATTGCGGCGCTGACTGGCATTCCTAA
- a CDS encoding phytoene desaturase family protein, translating to MYDTIIIGAGMSGLAAGIRLAHFDQRVCILEKHYTIGGLNSFYRMGGRDYDVGLHAMTNFARKGDKKGPLAKLIRQLRFSWEDFKLAEQNGSSIRFPGVELDFTNDIAMLESEIKSRFPDQIDGFRSLCGSLLDYSDMDGDAPEFMRSAREVMAEHLSDPLLIEMLLCPLMWYGNARENDMDFGQFCIMFRACYLEGFGRPYKGVRVILKNLVRKFRGLGGELKLRSGVANIHVEDGKAVGVVLDDGTELRAKRILSSAGTVETMRMCDDITEPDVAKAGKLSFIESISVLDCKPKELGFDRTIVFYNDSPNFHWERPDDSLCDARTGVICSPNNYIYDAEEGELPDGVVRITTLANHDLWSELPEEKYRAEKVTQYDEAVASAVRFMPDFRSRVIDTDVFTPKTIRRFTWHDNGAVYGAPDKQLDGTTHLPNVFLCGTDQGFVGIVGAIVSGISMANRHCLQV from the coding sequence ATGTACGACACCATCATCATCGGCGCGGGGATGAGCGGGTTGGCCGCTGGCATTCGGCTGGCCCACTTTGACCAACGCGTTTGCATCCTCGAGAAGCATTACACGATCGGTGGTTTGAACTCGTTCTATCGAATGGGCGGCCGCGATTATGACGTGGGGCTGCACGCGATGACCAACTTCGCTCGCAAGGGCGACAAGAAAGGTCCGCTGGCCAAGCTGATTCGTCAATTGCGGTTTAGTTGGGAAGATTTCAAGCTCGCCGAGCAGAATGGGTCTTCGATTCGATTTCCCGGTGTGGAATTGGATTTCACCAACGACATCGCGATGCTCGAAAGCGAAATCAAGTCTCGCTTCCCCGATCAAATCGATGGCTTCCGCAGTCTGTGTGGTTCGCTGCTCGATTACAGCGACATGGACGGCGACGCGCCCGAATTCATGCGGTCCGCTCGGGAGGTCATGGCGGAGCATCTGTCGGACCCTTTGTTGATCGAGATGCTGCTGTGCCCCCTGATGTGGTACGGCAACGCTCGCGAAAATGACATGGACTTCGGTCAATTCTGCATCATGTTCCGGGCTTGTTACCTGGAGGGTTTCGGGCGGCCTTACAAAGGTGTGCGAGTCATCCTGAAGAACTTGGTCCGCAAGTTCCGGGGCCTCGGCGGCGAGCTCAAACTACGAAGCGGCGTTGCCAACATTCACGTCGAGGACGGCAAAGCCGTTGGGGTGGTGCTGGACGATGGAACCGAGTTGCGGGCCAAGCGAATTCTCTCCTCCGCGGGCACGGTTGAAACCATGCGGATGTGTGACGACATCACCGAACCCGATGTCGCCAAGGCCGGGAAGCTGTCGTTCATCGAATCGATCAGCGTGCTCGATTGCAAACCCAAGGAATTGGGCTTCGACCGCACGATCGTGTTCTACAACGATTCGCCGAACTTTCATTGGGAGCGTCCCGACGATTCCTTGTGTGACGCTCGGACGGGAGTCATCTGCAGCCCGAACAACTACATTTACGACGCGGAAGAAGGCGAGTTGCCCGACGGCGTGGTGCGAATCACCACGCTTGCCAATCATGATTTGTGGTCGGAATTGCCCGAGGAGAAGTACCGGGCGGAAAAGGTGACGCAGTACGACGAGGCGGTTGCCTCGGCGGTTCGCTTCATGCCCGACTTTCGTTCGCGAGTCATCGACACGGATGTCTTCACTCCCAAGACCATCCGCCGCTTCACTTGGCACGACAACGGGGCCGTGTATGGCGCACCGGACAAGCAGCTCGATGGCACCACGCACTTGCCCAACGTTTTCCTGTGTGGGACGGACCAGGGGTTTGTGGGGATCGTGGGAGCAATCGTCAGTGGCATCAGCATGGCGAACCGGCACTGCCTTCAGGTTTGA